From Mustela erminea isolate mMusErm1 chromosome 1, mMusErm1.Pri, whole genome shotgun sequence, a single genomic window includes:
- the HSPA13 gene encoding heat shock 70 kDa protein 13 isoform X2: MVSFTDSDVYVGYESLELADSNPQNTIYDAKRFIGKIFTPEELEAEVGRYPFKVLNKNGMVEFSVTSNETITVSPEYVGSRLLLKLKEMAEEYLGMPVANAVISVPAEFDLKQRNSTIEAANLAGLKILRVINEPTAAAMAYGLHKADVFHVLVIDLGGGTLDVSLLNKQGGMFLTRAMSGNNKLGGQDFNQRLLQYLYKQIYQTYGFLPSRKEEIHRLRQAVEMVKLNLTLHQSAQLSVLLTVEEKDKKEPQSSDTDLPKDRFSPADGHHVNSVVGAALSEKTSGESQVLFETEISRKLFDTLNEDLFQKILVPIQQVLKEGHLEKTEIDEVVLVGGSTRIPRIRQVIQEFFGKDPNTSVDPDLAVVTGVAIQAGIDGGSWPLQVSALEIPNKHLQKTNFN, translated from the exons ATGGTGTCGTTTACTGACAGTGATGTATATGTGGGTTATGAAAGCTTAGAGCTGGCAGATTCAAATCCTCAGAACACAATATATGATGCCAAGAGATTCATAGGCAAGATTTTTACCCCAGAAGAGCTGGAGGCTGAAGTTGGCAGATACCCATTTAAG GTTTTAAACAAAAACGGAATGGTTGAGTTTTCTGTGACAAGTAATGAGACCATCACCGTTTCTCCAGAATATGTTGGCTCTAGACTATTGTTGAAGTTAAAGGAAATGGCAGAGGAGTATCTTGGAATGCCAGTTGCCAATGCTGTTATTTCTGTACCAGCAGAATTCGATCTAAAACAGAGAAATTCAACAATTGAAGCAGCTAACCTTGCAG GACTGAAGATCTTGAGAGTAATAAATGAACCCACAGCGGCAGCTATGGCCTATGGCCTCCACAAGGCTGATGTCTTTCATGTCTTGGTGATAGATTTGGGTGGAGGAACTCTAGATGTGTCATTGCTGAATAAACAAGGAGGAATGTTTCTAACCCGAGCAATGTCTG GAAACAATAAACTTGGAGGACAGGACTTCAATCAAAGACTTCTTCAGTATTTATATAAACAGATCTATCAAACATATGGCTTTCTACCCTCTAGGAAAGAGGAAATTCACAGATTAAGACAAGCTGTGGAAATGGTCAAATTAAATCTGACTCTTCATCAGTCTGCTCAGTTGTCAGTATTACTAACAGTGGAGGAAAAGGACAAGAAGGAGCCTCAGAGTAGTGACACTGACCTGCCAAAGGACAGATTTTCTCCTGCTGATGGCCACCATGTGAACAGCGTGGTTGGAGCTGCGCTTTCTGAAAAGACAAGTGGAGAAAGTCAGGTGTTATTTGAAACAGAAATATCACGGAAGCTCTTTGACACCCTTAATGAagatctcttccagaaaatacttGTACCCATTCAGCAAGTATTAAAAGAAGGCCACCTGGAGAAGACTGAGATCGATGAGGTGGTTTTGGTTGGGGGTTCTACTCGTATTCCTCGAATCCGCCAAGTCATTCAGGAGTTCTTTGGAAAGGATCCCAACACTTCTGTAGACCCTGACCTGGCAGTGGTGACAGGAGTGGCTATCCAAGCAGGGATTGATGGGGGCTCCTGGCCTCTCCAAGTCAGTGCTTTAGAAATTCCCAATAAGCATTTACAAAAGACCAACTTCAACTGA
- the HSPA13 gene encoding heat shock 70 kDa protein 13 isoform X1: MAGEMTILGSAVLTLLLAGYLAQQYLPLPTPKVIGIDLGTTYCSVGVFFPGTGKVKVIPDENGHISIPSMVSFTDSDVYVGYESLELADSNPQNTIYDAKRFIGKIFTPEELEAEVGRYPFKVLNKNGMVEFSVTSNETITVSPEYVGSRLLLKLKEMAEEYLGMPVANAVISVPAEFDLKQRNSTIEAANLAGLKILRVINEPTAAAMAYGLHKADVFHVLVIDLGGGTLDVSLLNKQGGMFLTRAMSGNNKLGGQDFNQRLLQYLYKQIYQTYGFLPSRKEEIHRLRQAVEMVKLNLTLHQSAQLSVLLTVEEKDKKEPQSSDTDLPKDRFSPADGHHVNSVVGAALSEKTSGESQVLFETEISRKLFDTLNEDLFQKILVPIQQVLKEGHLEKTEIDEVVLVGGSTRIPRIRQVIQEFFGKDPNTSVDPDLAVVTGVAIQAGIDGGSWPLQVSALEIPNKHLQKTNFN, encoded by the exons ATGGCTGGAGAGATGACGATCTTAG GATCAGCTGTTTTGACTCTCCTGTTGGCTGGCTATTTGGCACAACAGTATTTACCGTTGCCTACTCCTAAAGTGATTGGCATTGACCTTGGTACCACCTACTGTTCTGTTGGGGTGTTTTTTCCTGGTACAGGAAAAGTAAAGGTCATTCCGGATGAAAATGGGCATATCAGTATACCCAGCATGGTGTCGTTTACTGACAGTGATGTATATGTGGGTTATGAAAGCTTAGAGCTGGCAGATTCAAATCCTCAGAACACAATATATGATGCCAAGAGATTCATAGGCAAGATTTTTACCCCAGAAGAGCTGGAGGCTGAAGTTGGCAGATACCCATTTAAG GTTTTAAACAAAAACGGAATGGTTGAGTTTTCTGTGACAAGTAATGAGACCATCACCGTTTCTCCAGAATATGTTGGCTCTAGACTATTGTTGAAGTTAAAGGAAATGGCAGAGGAGTATCTTGGAATGCCAGTTGCCAATGCTGTTATTTCTGTACCAGCAGAATTCGATCTAAAACAGAGAAATTCAACAATTGAAGCAGCTAACCTTGCAG GACTGAAGATCTTGAGAGTAATAAATGAACCCACAGCGGCAGCTATGGCCTATGGCCTCCACAAGGCTGATGTCTTTCATGTCTTGGTGATAGATTTGGGTGGAGGAACTCTAGATGTGTCATTGCTGAATAAACAAGGAGGAATGTTTCTAACCCGAGCAATGTCTG GAAACAATAAACTTGGAGGACAGGACTTCAATCAAAGACTTCTTCAGTATTTATATAAACAGATCTATCAAACATATGGCTTTCTACCCTCTAGGAAAGAGGAAATTCACAGATTAAGACAAGCTGTGGAAATGGTCAAATTAAATCTGACTCTTCATCAGTCTGCTCAGTTGTCAGTATTACTAACAGTGGAGGAAAAGGACAAGAAGGAGCCTCAGAGTAGTGACACTGACCTGCCAAAGGACAGATTTTCTCCTGCTGATGGCCACCATGTGAACAGCGTGGTTGGAGCTGCGCTTTCTGAAAAGACAAGTGGAGAAAGTCAGGTGTTATTTGAAACAGAAATATCACGGAAGCTCTTTGACACCCTTAATGAagatctcttccagaaaatacttGTACCCATTCAGCAAGTATTAAAAGAAGGCCACCTGGAGAAGACTGAGATCGATGAGGTGGTTTTGGTTGGGGGTTCTACTCGTATTCCTCGAATCCGCCAAGTCATTCAGGAGTTCTTTGGAAAGGATCCCAACACTTCTGTAGACCCTGACCTGGCAGTGGTGACAGGAGTGGCTATCCAAGCAGGGATTGATGGGGGCTCCTGGCCTCTCCAAGTCAGTGCTTTAGAAATTCCCAATAAGCATTTACAAAAGACCAACTTCAACTGA